The region GCTGAGCCAGAAGACGTCCATCTGGTGGACCACGTTCGCGGGCTCCGTCTCGGCCAGGAAGACGTCGTAGGGCACGGCGCCCTGCATGGGCGCAAGCTCGTAGTCGTGGTTGTGGTAGCCCAGGCGCAAGCCTGCCTCACGCGCGCGCTCGCCGGCGCGGTTGAACCAGGCGGCCAGCCGGCGGTAGCCGTCCAGGTCGCGGCGCTCCGCTTCGGGCAGCCAGGCGACGATCAGGTAGCGGTGCCCCATGACG is a window of Gemmatimonadota bacterium DNA encoding:
- a CDS encoding sugar phosphate isomerase/epimerase, whose protein sequence is VMGHRYLIVAWLPEAERRDLDGYRRLAAWFNRAGERAREAGLRLGYHNHDYELAPMQGAVPYDVFLAETEPANVVHQMDVFWLSRGGGRPLDYIARFPGRFHSAHLKDMDAAGRMVDVGRGVLDFRAILRAAGQAGFRHYFVEHDEPPDPFASIRASYAYLKGLEL